The Ziziphus jujuba cultivar Dongzao chromosome 12, ASM3175591v1 sequence CTATTAATTTGAATACTAGGTTGATCTCCAACGTTCCTTATATATTTTGACGTTTGATTGATCATTATGTCTTCCTCATTGTCAAAGTCCTCTTGTAAACATTGAGTTTGTGTTGCTTGTTTTTCTTTAACAGCATCACTTCTTCGAGCTCTAAGTTTTCTTTCTGTGTATTGTTCCACTTGTTTCCTAACACTTgcgaaacaaaattaaattcctAAAGCAACAAAGACAATACATGttagaaaaatcaatttcaactaatgaaaagcaaattaataaaaCTAAGATTAAAAATGTCATAAACTAgaaatcctaaaacaaaatttctTAGAACTTTCCAATACATAAACTATATCTATATGTCACAAATAATCTCTTAAATCTTGTTAGCAATAATACAAAAACATAGCTGCAAAAAGAATACTTATGTCTgtgaaatacaaaaagaaaatgttgtTTGTCACCATTCATGATCACTACAAACGGAAGACTTTTATATACTATCATTATGTAGGTGACGTGATGTCAAAAGCCACTTATCATCGAACaagtaataatatttatgtagGACTCAAATGTTTCATTTTATTGTAGCATAACATTGTGCATGATTATAAGTCATTAAATTTATGTTGTACGTGATGATTAGAAGTAAAGGTGTGTAGGAAACCAAAGAAACCAAGAAAACCAATCAACCAACTTGTGCTGACCAATTATCGCTGTCACTGTTGTCCCACCAGTTGGTTAATAGCACCAATTATGGGGCTTTTGCAATTAATGGTTACCGCTACTAAAAAATTAGTGGTCGCCGAAGCCAACCGAATACTCAAATGTTTAAAGGCTTTTTAGTATTTCTCATCCCCTCATTTAGATCTTAatcatccataactttcaatctaTCACCCACAACTTCACAACTTCATCTCTTACATAGATTTTTCTCTCATATCGATGTCATTGATTGCTGCTAAAAAACTAGCGATCTTTTCTCCCTCACTGTGATCTTGTCTTTTCTTTATCTCTGCTTTATCCGTAAGTTTGTTTTGCTACAATTTTTAGGTTTTAGTTTACAGGTTAGGTtagtgatatgaacctaggatgatatgctcctaaacccgcattatattagcccagatctaatataatacgaacctcagacttaccttcttggatggttagtgaagtcgttggtgccatactaggcttctccttgagtttttcggcctccctcctttgctgtatttgtaattgatcttcATACACTTCCtagggagttaatggctccagcttgaccttcttactttaaatctaaaaacaatactattttctagaccataatgagtagcatctttatcaaattgtcatggtctacctaacagaatatgttcggcatgcataggcacaatatcacacaaAAAAGCATCCACATATTTagctatgctaaattttactttggcttgtttattcactttcatctctccactatcattaagccattgtactctatatggttctggatgtttaatagttgttaagcctaatttatcaactaccatgctactaattacatttgtacaacttctactatctataattatactacatatgttaccttgaatttcacattgggtgtgaaagatgttttctctttgaatttgatcctcatctttgtatatagtAATGACCCTCTTTGCAACTAAGCTCAAGTcagcccttgaaggttggagtgtttcggGCTCCTTATGATCATCCCctccaagttcttcatcatccaattcgGCCTCTCCCCCACTTTActcacttttggattctagttcaccattacctttcagcattatgatcctcctattcgggcattggataGTCATGTATCCTCGTCCCTGGGacttaaacaaataatttcatgagttttagaaggtttaggatcatatttaccttcatttttgtgtgcttggacagattcattgttggactccctttttggctgagtggtgctttcttctccaagtttcgaCTTTTGTCTAGCTTCAAAGGTGGAattacttctccaagcacttggactTGACCTCCCGCtgcttgaaactcctccaaaccatgagcttgtacccttcctcttgaattgatgagcaagtttaatagccacatgcaacataacctccaattccacatattgttgcaactttagttgattagctatctcacgattcaaaccacctaggaatcttgccatggttgctttttTATCCTCATTTTTGGTtagcctcatcataagcatctccatctccttgtcaaaatcctccacagacctacttccttgagataaagattgaagccatTGATGCACCaatctatgatagtgtgatggtacgaatcactTCGTCATGGCTCCTTTCGTttatcaccatgtagtgatcaagtcatcactaactttccttcgggtgttttgctcattggtccaccattggagtgcataatgaccaaatttcattgctgccaatttcaccttcttagcctctgaataattatgacaatcaaaaatcatttCCATTCTCTCcttccattccaaatatgcttccggatcacttttttccacttttgtctttttccacttaatgaattatctcaaagttctaattaaaacacccataaaacagcaattagataacaagtatgttttaatttaacttatcaacaaaacagtagcaaaagcaagcaataccgaataaATTGGCTAaatctagttttcggcttttctaggtaaaataaggcaaattaacaaggaaaattttggaatttttaagaactggaccagatggtaagtaAGTAAAGagtcaagaataaaaatttagaaaaataattccaAACACGatcaagaatcaattcgaacaaaagtaagaaatagtgttggttgttgttcttgtaattcaagttttacgTATAAAatactttaccaattttaatccaatattttagtacccaaaattcaaagacccagcaggaaaaataaatctccagaaactcaaaatatcacaaatcaaatcttcaacttaaacaaattcccaaactcaaatttcaacaccaaattcaacaaacccgaatttttttttttattcggcttttcttcttcttttttcttttctttcactgaatatcaaatacaacccccataaaaaaaattagcaaccaaatagcaattccaatagcaaaatctcaccaaacccatggcctccaacaaaaacaaatgtgcagtttttttttttttttttaattccgcaaacccttcttctctttttttttttttttttttgatatatgaatgcaaataatttaagaataaaatagtcaaaataaaaattaacaagaacaatgatgaaaaaaacccaacaaactaagaagcaaaaatacgataaaactaggaaatcctaattcaactaggaatgaatttttttttttttaaatatgcagaatgtgtatgatgatagaagcaaccttaacctaatgctaaaattgctgagtaacacaaaaacaaataaagcaaataaagatagatcaaacctgaacaaaattcggctctgataccaaagaTACAAacataggacgacctgctccgaaacccttattatattagctcggatttaattatgttcaagttctgatggtcaccttgacccctaaccaacctgtaattaaaaatattggtatataatgaagacaccacaatagatgatggaaggcctattgataaatcaaactaaaacactcactcgctaatggtgttttaggtgttcaaaaaaacaaagagaaattcaatctcacaaaataaattgtgaatattattaatgatgtGTTCTACCTCAAAaaaaagcccttttataggctaagagaaagcaaaataaaagcctaaaacaaaaaggaaaaaccggccatgcaatgaagaatcctaatatggccgaaagtttcttcttttcctaatctaatttggattaattaattcctttattttgaattaggaattaattaatttacaatgaaaataataaaataataactttcctaaacttattttttcagcaaataaataaataaaaataaaaagtaatgataatttcctaaaacaaaaagtaggatcaaattaagaaactaaaatactagctttttgattaagtttactttgaccaattttagaccaatttgagctccaaatcagcttcaatatgctttgtaggatcccaaataagcttattatggagtcccacacgtttcccttgcttgcgAGAAAGAGCAAAaatcaactcagcaaaatatagtaaagtcaacggaaaatatagcaaaatcGGTCAATTCTTCAATCCATGCGCgcagcccctttttggatgggtttgaatctgccttgacttgattctgTATCctcttaaatatgtaaatatatatatatatatatattgaatccatgaagcattggaatcatttcatgctgcccgggcTTCATAAATACACTAAAACCGTTATCCGgatccatatcggcttccaccatttgtatgctcaaaataggtcttggatcttcaggtattgacaaCCCCTCTTGAGAATacattactccctggataaagacagcaaagTTGTTCCTAAACCTCTTAACTTGTGCCCTAATGATTGGTCCCATCTTCATTTGCATAGGATCCGTACTCCAGCAGGTAGTCGGTTGAATGGGCACAAGCGAAATCACATTAGTTAGTGTAAGGGGAATGGCTTCCAtcaccatcttcttcttcttcatctccatcTTCTTTCTTCCATATTCAAGTGTCAAAATCATATAATCATCActatctttgacttttttttttctttttccatagaaaatcaaaataaataaccaaatttattttaacaacggcttttttttcttaatttgctttagttaaattttcctttaaaaccaaatttaccaatttaaattatggaaattattgATGAATATAACCCTAAAACTGAAATTATtagtcattaattttatttcattaccATAATtagtcattatttttatttccattatcATAATTATCATTCATTATTTTGAGTGTCATGTTACCCAAAGTAAGGCCTAAAAGATCTTTAAATTAGGTTAAAAATAAGCTATAATTGAAGGCCAAATAAGTCATAAATAAGGCccaaaacataaatttttttgttttaagattgTAGAAAAAGCCCAAATTAAAGCCTAATTCATAACTTGTTCAAACTGGAAAATCGATCGAGCCGACTAATcggtttaaaagttaaaaataagttTCGGTGTAGTTCATTATCCGACCGACCAATTACTTTTTCTCCAACGTAAAAAATCAAACGAAACTGGCCTTTGCCCACCCCTAATTGGAAGTGACACGAAGAATATGACGTTATCGTTGCATATAATACTTTCTCTTGCAAATAAAACTCATGTTGATGTGATATTTATTAAGTCACTACATTTAAGAGTTTACTTTCCCATATaggattttgattttaaaatgtctaaattaatttaaattcaatcaATTGATAATTGATGCATTAGCATGGGATCCATTAATGATGGTTACCGATAAACTCCATGCTATCTATCCCTGTGTAATAGGCTTATGCTATAATTTCACTTGCCCATATAAGTTGTATAAACAATTGaaattgcttttttcttttattgttttttaataaaaaaattcaaaagtgcTTTAAATGCTTTTAATTAGTAATTAGCACCGCAATATTGATACCCTGGTTATGGTCACTAGTGATAACAAGTAATAATTGTGATTTGGTTGCACAACCCatataacaatttaattgaCTGTCAAAAATGGGCTCAAggtatctctttttttttttttttttttttttttgctttcaccTATGCCCAACCCCCTCAGGTGACTCGACCCCGGTCAATTGAGGCACGGATAATGGCGTTCGACCATCGATCTAAGGCCACTTCGTCAATGGGCTCACTGTATCATGTTAGATTTTTAATAAActtaaatataatgaaataaaattaaataagcaaTTGTCGTATCAGTAatgaatttgtcttttttttttttttttaatatctagtGAATTGATCCTAGGATTTCGCATATGGAAGAATGTGGACAATACCactaaaattacaataaatctaATTTGTAAAAACTCAATATGTaaatatagtatttaaatttaaagtgaATATTATACTTGGTCGTGGTTCTaagtctttttcctttttttgcgGGGATAGGTGATCTAAGTCCACATTGAATGGAGGTAGAGTAGCCATTCTATTAggcaaaagaaagaaataaaaaatagaacttaTATAAACAATCCTCCTTGATAGTTTTCATGAATAACCTTTCATAAATTATCAAATGGGTGCTTTTACATACAACGCCGAGCACACCTCAGCTGTGCCACCAGAAAGATTGTTCAAGGCCTTAGTCCTTGATAGTGACAATCTCTTTCCCAAAGTCATTCCCGATTGCATTAAGAGTTCTGAAATTCTTGAGGGAGATGGAGGACCTGGAACTGTAAAAAAGATTACTTTTCCCGAGAGTAAGTATAATTCTTATAaaccttttttatatataaaaggatgGTCATTAATGATTTCCCAGTTCATATATTTATTCTACTAGTGGTACAATCTGAccttatttaaaaaacaattaatttttaccCACCTAGTTTATTCTGGTTAAGACTGATGTAGGATgagtttacattttttttttctttttttagcagAATTGTTTTTCTAGTAATGAGAATTCTAAACtaatcctttttttcttttctttttgggcaGGCAGTAAATTCAAGTTTGTGAAACACAGGATTGATGCAGTGGATAAAAGCAACTATACCCACAGCTACACAGTTTTTGATGGTGATGGTATGGAGGACACCATGGAGAAGATTGTTTATGATATCAAAATGGAGCCATCCAATGGTGGAACCATTATCAAGAGCACTAGGACTTACCACACCAAAGGTGATCACAAGCTCAACGAGGAATATATCAAGAAATCTGAAGCAAAAGCAGCAGAACTCTTCAAGGCGGTTGATAACTACCTTGCAGCAAATCCCGCTGCCTACAATTAAAAAGGACAATattcttcaataatattttttttttggattgagTTCTCCAAAAATGTTTGATTCAttattttcaaacttttttttattatttccctttttttcctaCCAAATCCAAATCAGGcttgaattttgatattttcctTACAGGGAGTACTACTTAATACTACCATTTCAGAGAattggaataattaatttttaaaagttactTATTTCTGcttatactatttattttttcctttctaaatTCATGATTTCCTCAAATTatacaaatacaattaattttttattagatgaTAATGAACTAGCTAGCTATAACTAGATTTGGCAACACTGTCATATTCATATTATAGTGTGTTATGGTCGTGCCCAAATTCGTTCATCTAAACATAATTTGTTAAACTTTCTTCTTAGAATATTAAATGAAACTATCCATTAAATTGTAGTGTAACTCATTAACACCGTTCATCCATTAAGTTCAAtcataaagtttatttttaaagaacataaaaaatattaaaatcaaaatcatcaatacaacattttatttaattgatggctggttttagaaaattattaacaaaataattatatttacggATTTGTAAAATAGTTGAACTCAATTAttacatataagaaaataatattcaataattatatCAACAAGTAGTgaacatttaaaaatcataacatagaatattaaaatatttttcttaacatgtttaatggttgttatcATGTTTTACAGTTAACATCCCATTAGCTAATGTGTTTTTTTATGTTGGCACAGTTATGGACTCAACAGTGTGAATAGTGTGAATGCAAACTTGAACACCGATAGATATGTGAGCTAGTGCCGCAGAATTTTACCAGATCTAGCTATAAcaaccttttcttttctttttcttttttttccgtGGTAcataattataacaaatttgCAATACCAAGTGTGTTCTAACTTTAGAGCACCTGATGTCCATTTAAAACGACAACAACCTCATACATATTTAGTACTATATTGGCATATTAGAAAAATCAACCTTACTTGTTTTGAAGTACTTTCCTCAACTTATTATGTGCTAGCTTAAACAGAAAAGAATAGTTAAATATTCATTGCTATCATCTTGTTATCATATAGTTTCCAATTTAATACAACTTACTATTAGAGACAGATCAAGATTGTAGAAGTAGAGGACccgaatttacatatataacttttcattttagaaaaatcatattaattttcttttctttttttatataatgaagatataaatattcaaatttgagATCATTGTCCAAGCAACCAAGCAGGgatcaattaaaatataaatttaatttttataaaatataataacgaATATAAATAATTGTATCCGTGTTAAGCCtagaaaacttttccaacttcAATTGTTATAAACACGATGAAATTGCTTAATGGTTTTTGTTCGGGAGAGacacaaacatatataaaaatgcagCATATAATGTTATGGCATGGTCCAACTAATTATAATATGCTTTCAACTTAATAGGGTTAAAAATATAATGCCTTGCCATTTTCTCTTTACTGATATTGTCCCCTATTTATTCACCACACTCTCAAGCAGTATGAAGTTTTATTCAACTTTCATAAAAAGGTCATCCATCCTCAAATTGC is a genomic window containing:
- the LOC107429000 gene encoding major allergen Pru ar 1, giving the protein MGAFTYNAEHTSAVPPERLFKALVLDSDNLFPKVIPDCIKSSEILEGDGGPGTVKKITFPESSKFKFVKHRIDAVDKSNYTHSYTVFDGDGMEDTMEKIVYDIKMEPSNGGTIIKSTRTYHTKGDHKLNEEYIKKSEAKAAELFKAVDNYLAANPAAYN